A window of Pseudodesulfovibrio sp. JC047 contains these coding sequences:
- a CDS encoding NADH-quinone oxidoreductase subunit M → MDFGYPVLTTLIAFPLVAACGLFFLRSPQVVRYYTMAASIIECLLAIPLTGFTMNAEFQFVEKIDWVHKWGLQYYLGIDGISILMVLLTIVVLPLCVMCSWTYIGKREKEFHFCLLIMTSAVLGVFCALDLVLFYVFWEAMLIPMYLLIAVWGGDDRRYASLKFFLYTLAGSTLLLAAIVAFRITGGTFSIPELMQMNFSFRFQFWTFLAMALAFAIKVPMFPFHTWLPAAHVQAPAAGSVILAAVLLKMGTYGFLRFCLPLAPAASEYFAPMMIAISIVSILYGGAIALGQSDIKKLVAYSSVAHMGFVTLGIFLFNMQGAQGALLQMLNHGIVTGALFMLIGAVYERSHSREITDNLGLGKYLPAFMFFWGFMAMASFGFPGTNGFVGEMLVLTGAFKSSVIIGFCCIPGALLAAAYMFRVSLKMAWGRPSSAKTWRDLNAREWIMLTIPAVFVLWIGLAPAPFYKIIDPSIEKLLNDFDKRKVASIEVEQPLQTAAADVLNVIAGKK, encoded by the coding sequence TTGGACTTCGGATATCCGGTTCTTACAACATTGATAGCATTCCCGCTGGTCGCGGCATGTGGACTCTTCTTCCTGCGGTCGCCGCAGGTCGTGCGCTACTACACAATGGCAGCGTCGATCATAGAGTGTCTGCTGGCCATCCCTTTGACCGGCTTTACAATGAACGCTGAATTTCAGTTCGTCGAGAAAATCGACTGGGTCCACAAATGGGGACTCCAGTATTACCTCGGCATCGACGGAATCAGCATACTTATGGTCCTGCTGACCATCGTGGTTTTGCCACTGTGCGTCATGTGTTCATGGACCTACATCGGCAAACGAGAGAAGGAATTCCATTTCTGTTTGCTGATCATGACTTCGGCTGTCCTTGGCGTCTTTTGCGCTTTGGATTTGGTCCTGTTTTACGTTTTCTGGGAAGCCATGCTTATCCCCATGTACCTGCTGATTGCAGTTTGGGGTGGCGATGATCGTCGATACGCATCGCTCAAGTTCTTCCTGTATACGTTGGCAGGGTCCACGCTGTTGTTGGCGGCCATCGTGGCCTTCAGGATCACCGGTGGAACCTTCTCCATACCGGAACTCATGCAAATGAACTTCAGCTTCCGCTTCCAGTTCTGGACCTTCCTCGCAATGGCTTTGGCCTTTGCCATCAAGGTTCCCATGTTCCCGTTCCATACATGGTTGCCCGCAGCGCACGTTCAGGCGCCTGCGGCTGGTTCTGTTATTCTGGCTGCGGTTTTGTTGAAGATGGGAACCTATGGTTTCCTCCGCTTCTGCCTGCCGCTGGCTCCGGCTGCAAGTGAGTACTTCGCCCCGATGATGATCGCGATTTCCATCGTATCCATTCTCTATGGCGGTGCCATTGCACTGGGACAATCGGACATCAAGAAATTGGTTGCCTATTCGTCTGTGGCCCATATGGGCTTCGTGACGTTGGGCATTTTCCTGTTCAACATGCAGGGCGCTCAAGGTGCACTGCTTCAGATGTTGAATCACGGTATTGTCACCGGCGCACTCTTTATGTTGATCGGTGCTGTGTACGAACGCAGTCATAGCCGCGAGATTACAGACAACCTCGGGTTGGGCAAATATTTGCCTGCCTTCATGTTCTTCTGGGGCTTTATGGCCATGGCGTCATTCGGTTTCCCCGGAACCAACGGGTTTGTCGGTGAAATGTTGGTGCTGACAGGTGCCTTCAAATCATCCGTTATCATCGGTTTTTGCTGTATTCCTGGTGCATTGTTGGCAGCCGCGTACATGTTCCGCGTGAGTTTGAAGATGGCTTGGGGCCGACCGAGTTCAGCCAAGACATGGCGTGATCTCAATGCCCGTGAGTGGATCATGTTGACCATTCCCGCTGTTTTCGTTCTCTGGATCGGACTGGCTCCTGCGCCGTTTTACAAGATCATCGATCCTTCAATTGAAAAATTGTTGAACGATTTCGACAAGCGCAAGGTCGCCTCAATCGAAGTCGAGCAACCGTTGCAAACTGCCGCCGCTGACGTTTTGAACGTTATAGCGGGCAAGAAATAG
- a CDS encoding NADH-quinone oxidoreductase subunit N gives MNFHITTLVPELFFFCLVLVLMIQSLGSREWQPPVEKWLPFGAGLAFFVAITGFALQGTMFWGVYKVDMMSQFFKIAIAFGFYVTVLNTSRQPTLEDGKRADYYMLLGFSTFGLMLLSSAVELITIYLALELASYSMYAVIPLRAKSKGAAEAGVKYVLFGAVSTALALYGLSYIMASQHTTHIAELMNKSWSFADQPMAVVGLTLFLTGMFFKLALFPFHFWCPDVYQGASNETAAFVATMPKMGAIVVLCRLAVLLKPGLEITTIIAILGALSMTFGNLSALAQTDLKRLLGFSSVAHAGYIMVGLVSGTPEGVSAAAFYGLAYLLMNLLLFWIVSRIAVDGRNLHLKDLNGLYKKAPVLAFSLAIGAFALVGLPPTMGFMGKFFLITSAWDHGYNWLVITLVLNSAIAIYYYLGLFRHAFTEEKAPADVPAPDTSWFASAGAGMLAAAVLLIGIIPAPLFNFAMTAGESLYGIVSGGGH, from the coding sequence GTGAACTTCCATATCACAACGCTTGTCCCGGAACTGTTCTTCTTCTGCCTTGTGTTGGTTCTCATGATCCAGTCACTTGGCAGCAGAGAGTGGCAACCACCAGTTGAAAAATGGCTTCCTTTTGGGGCTGGACTGGCCTTCTTTGTCGCGATTACAGGGTTTGCCTTGCAAGGAACCATGTTTTGGGGTGTCTATAAAGTTGACATGATGTCCCAGTTCTTCAAGATCGCCATCGCCTTTGGTTTCTATGTGACGGTGCTCAATACGTCGCGTCAGCCAACGCTGGAAGACGGAAAACGGGCCGACTATTATATGTTGCTCGGATTCTCCACTTTCGGGTTGATGCTGCTGTCGTCAGCCGTTGAATTGATTACCATTTACCTGGCTTTGGAGCTGGCTTCCTATTCGATGTATGCGGTCATCCCGCTGCGGGCCAAGTCAAAAGGTGCGGCCGAAGCAGGCGTCAAGTACGTCCTGTTCGGTGCTGTGTCCACGGCCTTGGCTTTGTATGGTTTGTCCTACATCATGGCATCCCAGCACACGACGCATATTGCTGAACTCATGAACAAATCCTGGTCCTTTGCGGATCAGCCCATGGCCGTTGTCGGTCTGACGCTGTTTCTGACCGGAATGTTCTTTAAATTGGCTTTGTTCCCGTTCCACTTCTGGTGCCCGGATGTCTATCAGGGAGCCAGTAATGAAACCGCCGCTTTTGTGGCAACCATGCCCAAGATGGGCGCCATTGTCGTTTTGTGTCGACTTGCCGTGTTGTTGAAGCCCGGATTGGAAATCACCACGATCATCGCGATTCTTGGTGCATTGTCCATGACGTTCGGCAACCTTTCGGCCTTGGCTCAGACGGATTTGAAGCGACTGCTTGGATTCTCGTCAGTGGCACATGCCGGATATATCATGGTCGGTCTGGTCAGCGGAACTCCCGAAGGAGTGAGTGCTGCCGCCTTTTATGGCTTGGCCTACCTGCTCATGAACCTGCTGTTGTTCTGGATCGTGAGTCGTATAGCTGTTGATGGACGGAATTTGCATTTGAAGGACCTGAACGGTCTGTACAAAAAAGCCCCGGTCCTTGCATTTTCGCTTGCGATCGGAGCCTTTGCCCTTGTCGGTCTTCCACCGACGATGGGGTTCATGGGCAAGTTCTTCCTGATTACCTCTGCATGGGATCATGGATATAATTGGTTGGTCATCACCCTGGTGTTGAACTCCGCCATCGCCATCTATTACTATCTTGGACTGTTCCGTCACGCCTTTACTGAAGAAAAGGCTCCTGCGGATGTTCCGGCTCCGGATACAAGTTGGTTTGCATCTGCGGGTGCTGGCATGTTGGCAGCGGCCGTGTTGCTTATTGGCATCATTCCGGCTCCTTTGTTCAACTTTGCCATGACAGCTGGTGAAAGCCTGTACGGCATTGTCTCAGGTGGTGGACATTAG
- a CDS encoding DUF1538 domain-containing protein: MKKGHTSPFNLSMFRAAGQKVWSSLTDLLPILLVIAFFQIVVLKQPLPDLGRVAFGGVLVVLGLTFFVQGLEMGLFPIGEAMARALARKGSLFWLLVFAFALGFSTTVAEPALIAVAAEAANIAAQADLIVSNQAAINQYALGLRYSVAVSVGIAILIGVLRILRGWPVHYLIIGGYVLVMLMTLIAPKEIVGIAYDAGGVTTSTVTVPLVAALGVGLASIIKGRSPLVDGFGLIAFASLLPMIFVMGYGLILFG; this comes from the coding sequence ATGAAAAAGGGTCATACTTCACCATTCAATCTGTCCATGTTTCGAGCTGCCGGGCAGAAAGTGTGGAGTTCCTTGACAGACCTGTTACCGATTCTTTTGGTGATTGCTTTTTTTCAGATCGTTGTGCTCAAACAACCGTTGCCTGATCTCGGTCGTGTTGCCTTCGGTGGAGTGCTTGTCGTTCTCGGCCTGACTTTTTTTGTCCAGGGATTGGAAATGGGGCTGTTCCCCATTGGCGAGGCCATGGCCCGTGCGTTGGCGCGTAAGGGAAGTCTGTTCTGGTTGTTGGTTTTTGCCTTCGCTTTGGGCTTTTCAACGACAGTGGCTGAACCGGCGTTGATCGCAGTCGCAGCCGAAGCCGCCAATATCGCTGCTCAGGCAGACCTCATTGTGTCCAATCAGGCCGCTATCAATCAATACGCGTTGGGTTTGCGGTATTCCGTGGCTGTTTCCGTGGGGATCGCCATCCTTATCGGGGTGTTACGAATACTTCGGGGGTGGCCGGTCCATTATTTGATTATCGGTGGATATGTGTTGGTCATGCTCATGACATTGATTGCTCCGAAGGAAATCGTGGGTATCGCCTATGACGCCGGAGGAGTCACGACATCGACCGTGACTGTGCCTCTGGTTGCGGCGCTTGGTGTCGGCCTCGCCTCCATTATTAAAGGCCGCAGTCCGTTGGTTGACGGGTTCGGACTGATCGCATTTGCGTCATTGCTTCCCATGATTTTTGTCATGGGATACGGATTGATCCTTTTTGGGTAG
- a CDS encoding DUF1538 domain-containing protein translates to MWFISTFWETLLATFRDILPILGLIVCFQLGVLRQPIPHLPRLVVGGVYVVIGLTLFLLGLEMALFPVGKMMAFQLSDLSFIAPDGDLSALTRWTSYGWVYLFAAMIGFSTTIAEPSLLAVAIKAHEVSGGVISQWGLRIAVAVGVAVGIALGTFRIVTGTPLYMYILAGYVIVIIQTFVAPKKIIALAYDSGGVTTSTVTVPLVAALGLGLAEAVPGRNPVLDGFGLIAFASLFPIISVMGYAQYTEWAARRKKH, encoded by the coding sequence ATGTGGTTTATCAGCACCTTTTGGGAGACATTGCTTGCCACATTTCGTGACATTCTTCCCATCCTTGGATTGATTGTCTGTTTCCAATTGGGAGTCCTGCGGCAGCCCATTCCCCACCTTCCGCGACTGGTGGTGGGTGGTGTTTATGTTGTGATCGGACTGACCTTGTTTCTCCTCGGACTGGAGATGGCTTTGTTCCCGGTGGGGAAAATGATGGCATTTCAGCTTTCGGATTTGTCCTTTATCGCTCCGGATGGAGACCTGAGCGCATTGACCCGGTGGACGTCCTATGGATGGGTGTATCTTTTTGCCGCCATGATCGGATTTTCGACCACCATCGCCGAGCCATCGCTTTTGGCCGTCGCAATAAAGGCCCACGAAGTTTCTGGTGGGGTTATCAGTCAGTGGGGACTGCGGATTGCCGTGGCCGTGGGGGTGGCTGTCGGTATCGCACTGGGCACGTTTCGAATCGTGACCGGAACCCCTTTATATATGTATATTTTGGCAGGATATGTCATTGTTATCATTCAAACCTTTGTCGCGCCGAAAAAGATTATCGCCTTGGCATATGATTCCGGTGGGGTGACAACATCCACAGTGACCGTGCCATTGGTCGCGGCTCTGGGGCTGGGGCTGGCCGAAGCGGTCCCGGGCAGGAATCCGGTGTTGGACGGATTCGGTCTGATCGCGTTTGCCAGTCTGTTTCCAATCATAAGCGTTATGGGATATGCCCAGTATACCGAGTGGGCAGCGCGTCGAAAGAAGCACTAA